In a genomic window of Wyeomyia smithii strain HCP4-BCI-WySm-NY-G18 chromosome 1, ASM2978416v1, whole genome shotgun sequence:
- the LOC129716618 gene encoding uncharacterized protein LOC129716618, which translates to MISQQVYFSEREHWVSCRSPFPEMELVLSVQSPVLSRVPLCPRSRPVQNPVLSRVPSCPESRPVQSPVLSRVPSCPESRPVQSPVLSRVPSCPESRPVQSPVLSRVPSCPESRPVQSPVLSRVPSCPESRPVQSPVLSRVPSCPESRPVQSPVLSRVPSCPESRPVQSPVLSRVPSCPESRPVQSPVLSRVPSCPESRPVQSPVLSRVPSCPESRPVQSPVLSRVPSCPESRPVQSPVLSRVPSCPESRPVQSPVLSRVPSCPESRPVQSPVLSRVPSCPESRPVQSPVLSRVPSCPESRPVQSPVLSRVPSCPESRPVQSPVLSRVPSCPESRPVQSPVLSRVPSCPESRPVQSPVLSRVPSCPESSPVQSPVPSCPESRPVQSPVLSRVPSCPESRPVQSPVLSRIPS; encoded by the coding sequence ATGATAAGTCAGCAAGTTTACTTCTCTGAACGTGAACATTGGGTCAGTTGTAGATCGCCCTTCCCGGAAATGGAACTGGTACTCTCTGTACAGAGTCCCGTCCTGTCCAGAGTCCCGCTCTGTCCAAGGTCCCGTCCTGTCCAGAATCCCGTCCTGTCCAGAGTCCCGTCCTGTCCAGAGTCCCGTCCTGTCCAGAGTCCCGTCCTGTCCAGAGTCCCGTCCTGTCCAGAGTCCCGTCCTGTCCAGAGTCCCGTCCTGTCCAGAGTCCCGTCCTGTCCAGAGTCCCGTCCTGTCCAGAGTCCCGTCCTGTCCAGAGTCCCGTCCTGTCCAGAGTCCCGTCCTGTCCAGAGTCCCGTCCTGTCCAGAGTCCCGTCCTGTCCAGAGTCCCGTCCTGTCCAGAGTCCCGTCCTGTCCAGAGTCCCGTCCTGTCCAGAGTCCCGTCCTGTCCAGAGTCCCGTCCTGTCCAGAGTCCCGTCCTGTCCAGAGTCCCGTCCTGTCCAGAGTCCCGTCCTGTCCAGAGTCCCGTCCTGTCCAGAGTCCCGTCCTGTCCAGAGTCCCGTCCTGTCCAGAGTCCCGTCCTGTCCAGAGTCCCGTCCTGTCCAGAGTCCCGTCCTGTCCAGAGTCCCGTCCTGTCCAGAGTCCCGTCCTGTCCAGAGTCCCGTCCTGTCCAGAGTCCCGTCCTGTCCAGAGTCCCGTCCTGTCCAGAGTCCCGTCCTGTCCAGAGTCCCGTCCTGTCCAGAGTCCCGTCCTGTCCAGAGTCCCGTCCTGTCCAGAGTCCCGTCCTGTCCAGAGTCCCGTCCTGTCCAGAGTCCCGTCCTGTCCAGAGTCCCGTCCTGTCCAGAGTCCCGTCCTGTCCAGAGTCCCGTCCTGTCCAGAGTCCCGTCCTGTCCAGAGTCCCGTCCTGTCCAGAGTCCCGTCCTGTCCAGAGTCCCGTCCTGTCCAGAGTCCCGTCCTGTCCAGAGTCCCGTCCTGTCCAGAGTCCCGTCCTGTCCAGAGTCCCGTCCTGTCCAGAGTCCCGTCCTGTCCAGAGTCCCGTCCTGTCCAGAGTCCCGTCCTGTCCAGAGTCCAGTCCTGTCCAGAGTCCCGTCCTGTCCAGAGTCCAGTCCTGTCCAGAGTCCAGTCCCGTCCTGTCCAGAGTCCCGTCCTGTCCAGAGTCCCGTTCTGTCCAGAGTCCCGTCCTGTCCAGAGTCCCGTCCTGTTCAGAGTCCCGTCCTGTCCAGAATCCCGTCCTGA
- the LOC129723003 gene encoding head-specific guanylate cyclase, giving the protein MACPFARPAPAEAFQRQPSIAEGHGWNLDEDLSEIPDDALTLTHLNAAIQLLTAPTNEDVYEALMSLIEKYSNRWPGLAKLKTDRNSLSIYPHYDYLADVQDNLNQIDESSASRILVLLGEELIHTSCVGLIERAYKCLGSNLQEFLGSLDGVYDVLKLQEEDISDTGFVCAGEGELIFTSERPVLAWLLLGCLQALSRMLFNHDPQIEMEPLEGDVPRYRYLFKLDDLEEPVVPLVAERKSSGILRESVSSDAHDLKMDNDFFCRAFPWHFIMDENLDLVQVGQGFSRLFKNYMATSGLSAGTYFRFKRPRGLSLKFREIVRRTNTPFMISLRAPPGRPDFFAKGLEIKGQMVFCPESNSLLFMGSPFLDGLEGLTCNGLFISDIPLHDATREVILVGEQARAQDGLRRRMDKLKSSIEEANAAVTKERKKNVNLLQLMFPAEIAERLWLGAQIDAKTYPDVTMLFSDIVGFTSICSTATPFMVISMLESLYKHFDELCGFFDVYKVETIGDAYCVASGLHRASIYDAHKVAWMALRMIETCSQFKAHDGQHIRMRIGLHTGTVLAGVVGRKMPRYCLFGHNVTIANKFESGSEACKVNISPTTKDWLIKHPGYGFQLNPRDPSCMPKEFTDSKGLTCYFLEGYQHPTVENADATLQEHIEAAMKQTLGDSGEVIVVEEKLDN; this is encoded by the exons ATGGCATGTCCTTTCGCTAGGCCCGCCCCGGCGGAGGCATTTCAGCGGCAGCCTTCCATCGCCGAGGGCCACGGTTGGAATTTGGACGAGGATTTAAGTGAAATTCCGGATGACGCCCTGACGTTAACGCATCTGAATGCGGCCATCCAACTGCTGACGGCACCGACG AATGAGGATGTTTACGAAGCGTTGATGTCGTTAATTGAAAAGTACAGCAACAGGTGGCCTGGCCTTGCAAAGCT GAAAACCGACCGGAACTCGCTGTCCATCTATCCGCACTATGATTACTTAGCGGATGTTCAGGAcaatttaaatcaaattgatg aATCATCCGCCAGTCGTATTCTGGTCCTACTTGGAGAGGAATTGATCCACACTTCCTGTGTGGGATTGATCGAACGCGCCTACAAATGTCTCGGGTCCAATCTACAGGAATTTCTTGGCTCACTGGATGGGGTATACGATGTGCTGAAGCTCCAGGAGGAGGACATTTCCGATACCGGATTTGTTTGCGCTGGTGAGGGTGAGTTGATTTTCACTTCAGAACGTCCGGTGCTGGCTTGGTTGCTGCTCGGATGTCTGCAGGCGTTGAGCCGCATGCTGTTCAACCACGATCCACAGATCGAGATGGAACCCCTAGAGGGTGATGTCCCTCGTTATCGTTACTTATTCAAACTGGATGATTTGGAGGAACCAGTTGTTCCACTGGTCGCTGAAAGAAAATCCTCAGGAATACTACGGGAAAGTGTTTCCTCTGATGCTCACGATCTGAAGATGGACAACGACTTCTTCTGTAGAGCGTTTCCGTGGCACTTCATAATGGACGAGAATCTGGATCTGGTGCAAGTTGGGCAAGGATTCAGTCGGCTGTTCAAGAATTACATGGCAACCTCCGGGTTGTCAGCTGGTACTTATTTTCGCTTCAAGCGTCCCCGTGGGCTATCACTAAAGTTTCGAGAAATTGTTCGTCGCACCAATACACCCTTCATGATCTCACTGCGGGCACCTCCAGGTCGACCGGATTTCTTTGCCAAAGGGCTGGAAATTAAGGGACAAATGGTGTTCTGTCCGGAATCCAACTCGCTGTTGTTCATGGGATCGCCATTTTTGGATGGACTGGAAGGTCTAACCTGCAATGGTTTGTTCATTTCTGATATTCCTCTGCACGACGCAACCCGGGAGGTCATTCTGGTGGGTGAGCAGGCCAGAGCTCAGGATGGACTTCGGCGGCGAATGGATAAATTGAAGAGTTCCATCGAGGAAGCAAACGCCGCTGTTACCAAGGAACGTAAGAAGAATGTTAACTTGCTGCAGTTGATGTTCCCAGCGGAGATTGCGGAACGGCTTTGGCTGGGAGCACAGATTGATGCCAAGACCTATCCTGATGTTACGATGCTGTTCAGCGATATTGTAGGATTCACTAGCATTTGTTCAACGGCTACGCCGTTTATGGTTATCAGCATGCTGGAGAGTTTGTATAAGCATTTCGATGAATTGTGTGGATTTTTCGATGTTTACAAGGTGGAAACCATCGGTGACGCCTACTGCGTGGCAAGTGGATTGCATCGTGCGAGCATCTACGATGCACACAAGGTTGCTTGGATGGCTCTGCGTATGATCGAGACGTGCTCGCAGTTCAAGGCTCACGATGGTCAACATATCAGG atgCGCATTGGACTTCACACGGGAACGGTGCTGGCCGGCGTGGTGGGACGTAAAATGCCTCGCTACTGCTTGTTTGGCCACAATGTGACGATCGCGAACAAGTTCGAGTCGGGTAGCGAGGCGTGCAAGGTCAACATCAGTCCCACCACGAAGGACTGGCTGATCAAACATCCGGGCTACGGCTTTCAACTTAACCCAAGAGATCCGTCCTGCATGCCAAAGGAGTTTACCGACTCCAAAGGGTTGACGTGCTATTTCCTCGAGGGTTATCAACACCCCACAGTGGAAAATGCGGATGCGACTCTTCAGGAGCACATTGAGGCCGCTATGAAGCAGACCCTTGGTGATTCTGGTGAAGTGATTGTTGTTGAAGAAAAGTTagacaattaa